In Oryza brachyantha chromosome 2, ObraRS2, whole genome shotgun sequence, a single window of DNA contains:
- the LOC121053535 gene encoding LOW QUALITY PROTEIN: ATP synthase subunit alpha, mitochondrial-like (The sequence of the model RefSeq protein was modified relative to this genomic sequence to represent the inferred CDS: inserted 1 base in 1 codon), producing the protein MEFSPRAAELITLLESRMTNFYTNLKVDEIGRVVSVGDGIACVYGLNEIQAGEMVEFASGVKGIALNLENENVGIIVFDSDTAIKEGDLVKRNXIVDVPAGKAMLGRVVDALGVPIDGKGALSDHERRRVEVKAPGIIERKSVHEPMQTGLKAVDSLVPIGRGQRELIIGDRQTGKTAIAIDTILNQKQMNSRGKNESETLYCVYVAIGQKRSTVAQLVLILSEANALEYSILVAATASDPAPLQFLAPFSGCAMGEYFCDNGMHALIIYDDRSKQAVAYRQMSLLLRRPPGREAFPGDVFNLHSRLLERAAKRSDQTGAGSLTALPMIETQAGDVSAYVPTNVMSITDGQICLEIELFYRGIRPAINVGLSVNRVRSAAQLKAMKQVCSSSKLELAQCHEVAAFTQFGSDLDAATQAVLNRGARLTEVPKQP; encoded by the exons ATGGAATTCTCACCCAGAGCTGCAGAACTCATAACTCTATTAGAAAGTAGAATGACCAACTTTTACACGAATTTGAAAGTGGATGAGATCGGTCGAGTGGTCTCAGTTGGAGATGGGATTGCATGTGTTTATGGATTGAACGAGATTCAAGCTGGAGAAATGGTGGAATTTGCCAGCGGTGTGAAAGGAATAGCCTTGAATCTTGAGAATGAGAATGTAGGTATTATTGTCTTTGATAGTGATACCGCTATTAAAGAAGGAGATCTTGTCAAGCGCA CTATTGTGGATGTTCCTGCGGGAAAGGCCATGTTAGGCCGTGTGGTCGACGCCTTGGGAGTACCTATTGATGGAAAAGGGGCTCTAAGCGATCACGAACGAAGACGTGTCGAAGTGAAAGCCCCAGGGATTATTGAACGTAAATCTGTGCATGAACCCATGCAAACAGGCTTAAAAGCAGTGGATAGCCTGGTTCCTATAGGCCGTGGTCAACGAGAACTTATAATTGGGGATAGACAAACTGGAAAAACTGCAATAGCTATCGATACTATATTAAACCAAAAGCAAATGAACTCAAGGGGCAAAAATGAGAGTGAGACATTGTATTGTGTCTATGTTGCGATTGGACAAAAACGCTCGACTGTGGCACAATTAGTTCTAATTCTTTCAGAAGCGAATGCTTTGGAATATTCCATTCTTGTAGCAGCCACTGCTTCGGATCCTGCTCCTCTGCAATTTCTGGCCCCATTTTCAGGGTGTGCCATGGGGGAATATTTCTGCGATAACGGAATGCACgcattaattatatatgatgatcGAAGTAAACAGGCGGTGGCATATCGACAAATGTCATTATTGTTACGCCGACCACCAGGTCGTGAGGCTTTCCCAGGGGATGTTTTCAATTTACATTCACGCCTTTTAGAAAGAGCCGCTAAACGATCGGACCAGACAGGTGCAGGTAGCTTGACTGCGTTACCCATGATTGAAACACAAGCTGGAGATGTATCGGCCTATGTCCCCACCAATGTGATGTCCATTACAGATGGACAAATCTGTTTGGAAATAGAGCTCTTTTATCGCGGAATTAGACCTGCTATTAACGTTGGCTTATCCGTCAATCGCGTCAGGTCTGCTGCTCAGTTGAAAGCTATGAAACAAGTCTGCAGTAGTTCAAAATTGGAATTGGCACAATGTCACGAAGTGGCCGCCTTCACTCAATTTGGGTCAGACCTTGATGCTGCGACTCAGGCAGTACTCAATAGAGGTGCAAGGCTTACAGAAGTGCCCAAACAACCATAA